In Brevibacillus brevis, a genomic segment contains:
- a CDS encoding transporter substrate-binding domain-containing protein: MKKKAFAGVLLTAVLSVAMLAGCGSSQQASPQADGKKSDKELVVVTNATFPPFESVDTSSGEKKYVGLDIDIANQIASNLGVTMTINDIAFSGLIGSLMDGRADVAVSAMSPTEERKKNVDFSDSYFSPRNAILAPKGSNFSALDQLGGKKIAVVFGTTYEKDAKAIQGANVVSLDNSTAVIQELNNKRVDAAFIDGSQAAVFLKKYPELEMHLLPATDDTFAFAFPKGSKWVEPFNKELKKMKENGELDKLIEKWLGKEFNQQ, encoded by the coding sequence ATGAAAAAGAAAGCATTTGCAGGTGTGTTGTTGACTGCCGTACTGTCTGTAGCCATGCTGGCGGGCTGTGGAAGTTCCCAGCAGGCAAGTCCGCAAGCGGATGGCAAGAAATCGGACAAGGAGCTGGTCGTTGTGACCAATGCGACCTTCCCGCCATTCGAATCCGTAGACACCTCCAGCGGAGAGAAAAAGTACGTCGGTCTGGACATTGACATCGCGAACCAAATTGCCAGCAATCTGGGTGTCACCATGACCATTAATGATATCGCCTTCTCCGGCTTGATCGGCTCCTTGATGGATGGACGTGCCGACGTCGCCGTGTCTGCCATGTCTCCGACAGAGGAACGGAAGAAAAACGTCGACTTCTCCGACTCATACTTCTCCCCGCGCAATGCGATCCTGGCGCCCAAGGGCTCGAACTTCTCCGCTCTGGATCAGCTCGGTGGCAAAAAGATCGCTGTCGTATTCGGCACGACGTATGAAAAAGACGCCAAAGCCATCCAGGGTGCCAATGTCGTCAGTCTGGACAACAGCACGGCCGTCATTCAGGAGCTGAACAACAAGCGTGTAGATGCGGCATTTATCGACGGCTCCCAGGCAGCCGTCTTCCTGAAGAAGTATCCGGAACTGGAAATGCACCTGCTGCCGGCTACCGACGACACCTTCGCGTTCGCATTCCCGAAAGGCTCCAAGTGGGTAGAGCCGTTTAACAAAGAACTGAAGAAAATGAAAGAAAACGGCGAATTGGACAAGCTGATTGAGAAATGGCTCGGTAAAGAATTCAACCAACAATAA
- a CDS encoding ATP-binding protein encodes MNVRRLLPIQMMVILFNLAVGSSFLVSIPRYYERLVDPCILSACKVAPAPPMPLAVLQQEHLTVESYALVFTVIDASFTLLFYLAALIILWKCFREPLGLLASLMLVSFGTTFPSLVWAASEPTPALWLWFDLVGMIGWITLFTFFLLFPDGKFVPAWTSKVLLLICLVYLYSGLFPNTALTFTSWPSLAKGVWLLAIVLMLVGTQIYRYRKVSLPLQRQQTKWIVFGMSCGLGGFIGISFLFEPTLFQWGAVAYIYLNGVLELFLLIIPLTLTFAIVRLRLWDIDPLVKRTLVYVALSVFVVAVYILSVLYLSRLFQTKDNVVISLLATSVVAVLFAPLKERLQRLVNRIMKGRHDDPYAVLAELGNQLVKPLSPEAMLEVVVTTIKESLRLPYTGISISVNGQSTLVASSGERAEEMLSFPIIHRGEELGTLLVANRSPGEPFTAADYRLLDVLLTQSGPIIQNVNMTIGMKLLADALQESREKLVLAREEERRHIRHNLHDDLAPRLAALALNAAAAEKHVVHNPETAKELMVELRNVIRSTVDEIRSLVHDLRPPTLDELGLIGAVRERITVLDKSTRHLPSASEEAGLRIALQAPDRLPPLPAAVEVAAYRIVTELLVNVVRHANATACTVRIHISPSGQLVLEVTDNGIGIHPRPKPSEKGGLGLMSIRERAAELGGHCFFEHLETGGTRVTTTLPI; translated from the coding sequence ATGAATGTTCGCAGGCTTTTGCCGATTCAAATGATGGTAATCCTATTCAACCTTGCAGTGGGTTCCAGTTTTCTCGTCAGCATTCCCCGCTATTATGAACGGTTGGTCGACCCGTGCATTTTGTCCGCCTGCAAGGTGGCGCCTGCTCCGCCAATGCCGCTCGCGGTGCTGCAGCAGGAGCACTTGACTGTCGAAAGCTACGCCCTGGTTTTCACCGTGATCGATGCCTCTTTCACGCTATTGTTTTACCTCGCAGCCCTGATTATTTTGTGGAAATGTTTCCGCGAACCGCTCGGCCTTCTCGCCTCATTGATGCTGGTGTCTTTCGGAACCACATTCCCTTCGCTCGTTTGGGCCGCCTCGGAGCCAACTCCAGCCTTATGGCTGTGGTTCGACCTCGTGGGCATGATCGGGTGGATTACCTTGTTCACATTCTTTCTCCTCTTTCCCGATGGGAAGTTCGTCCCAGCCTGGACATCAAAAGTCTTGCTCCTGATCTGTCTGGTGTACCTGTATAGCGGCCTGTTTCCGAATACCGCCCTCACTTTCACATCATGGCCGAGTCTCGCGAAGGGGGTCTGGCTGCTCGCAATCGTTCTCATGCTGGTAGGTACCCAGATTTACCGGTACCGGAAAGTGTCGCTCCCTTTGCAGCGTCAGCAGACCAAATGGATCGTATTCGGCATGTCGTGCGGGCTGGGCGGCTTCATCGGCATCAGTTTTTTGTTTGAACCCACGCTGTTTCAATGGGGCGCCGTCGCCTATATTTACCTGAACGGGGTCCTGGAGCTGTTTCTCCTGATCATTCCGCTGACCTTGACGTTCGCGATCGTCCGGCTACGCCTGTGGGATATCGATCCGCTGGTCAAACGAACGCTGGTGTATGTCGCTCTGTCCGTTTTTGTGGTCGCGGTCTATATTTTATCCGTCCTGTACCTCAGCCGCTTGTTCCAAACAAAAGACAACGTCGTGATTTCCCTGCTTGCCACGTCCGTGGTCGCCGTGCTGTTCGCTCCGTTGAAGGAACGGCTGCAGCGGCTCGTCAATCGCATAATGAAAGGGAGGCACGATGACCCGTATGCTGTACTTGCGGAGCTCGGGAACCAATTGGTCAAACCGCTCTCCCCTGAAGCCATGCTGGAAGTCGTCGTCACGACCATCAAGGAATCGCTCCGCCTGCCGTATACCGGCATCTCGATTTCCGTCAACGGCCAAAGCACGCTGGTGGCCTCCTCCGGGGAGCGCGCGGAAGAAATGCTGTCGTTTCCCATCATTCATCGGGGCGAGGAGCTGGGGACGCTGCTCGTGGCCAATCGTTCGCCAGGCGAGCCGTTCACGGCAGCTGACTACAGGCTGCTCGATGTTCTGCTCACACAATCGGGGCCGATCATCCAAAACGTGAATATGACCATCGGGATGAAGCTGTTGGCGGACGCCTTGCAGGAATCCCGTGAAAAACTCGTGTTGGCGCGCGAGGAAGAGCGCAGGCACATTCGCCACAACCTGCATGATGACCTCGCACCTCGTTTGGCCGCGCTCGCGCTGAATGCCGCCGCCGCCGAAAAACACGTCGTGCACAACCCCGAGACCGCCAAAGAGTTGATGGTCGAGCTGAGAAACGTCATCCGTTCTACTGTCGACGAGATTCGTTCATTGGTTCACGATCTGCGCCCGCCTACCTTGGACGAATTGGGATTGATCGGGGCTGTACGCGAGCGGATCACAGTGCTCGACAAGTCCACTCGCCATCTCCCCTCCGCAAGCGAGGAGGCAGGGCTGCGAATCGCCTTGCAAGCGCCGGATCGCCTTCCGCCCCTGCCTGCCGCTGTCGAGGTGGCAGCCTATCGCATCGTCACCGAGCTGTTGGTGAATGTGGTACGCCACGCAAATGCCACCGCTTGCACCGTGCGAATCCACATTTCCCCTTCCGGCCAGCTGGTTCTGGAGGTGACGGACAATGGCATTGGCATCCACCCACGGCCCAAGCCATCAGAAAAGGGAGGGCTCGGACTTATGTCCATTCGCGAACGAGCGGCCGAGCTCGGGGGACACTGCTTCTTTGAACACCTGGAGACCGGGGGGACCCGAGTGACAACCACCTTGCCGATCTGA
- a CDS encoding amino acid permease: MKQASVHSVFQETLSLPQIVALYIGAVVGSGILLIPGLAAEMAGPASIVAWAVMSVLVVPMAITMGLLSARHPHSGGVSHFVRLAFGDRFGNAVGWFFLLAVPIGGPILAVTGAKYVAILLNWGDVQTYAVAALIFFVVLGMNVFGLQLAGKVQTIVVSLIIAILLLAICTAIPHYDPVHLTPFLPHGWYSVMQSAALLFWCFIGWEAVTHLSQEFVDPQKNAIRGVLWSAGAVALLYFGVAFLTVGTHSYGNQLSAASLSVMVGLSLGPVGGWIVAVTALFICIASANAYVSAASRIAYALAQEGIAPKWFGILHPKYRTPVGGLAFIALAFAIVFYVLASGMISFSQLIQLPNATFFATYIGGCCAAVRLLRDSRLGKLCAWISLVVSLGLYPFLGWSGLYPVAILLFLRVWEWSKQRKRSKG; this comes from the coding sequence ATGAAACAAGCATCTGTCCATTCGGTTTTTCAAGAGACGCTGTCTTTGCCGCAAATCGTCGCGCTCTACATCGGAGCGGTAGTGGGCTCCGGAATTCTGCTCATCCCCGGTCTGGCTGCGGAAATGGCAGGACCTGCCTCGATCGTGGCGTGGGCGGTCATGTCCGTGCTGGTCGTCCCGATGGCCATCACGATGGGGCTTTTATCTGCAAGGCATCCTCATTCGGGCGGCGTTTCCCATTTCGTGCGGCTTGCGTTCGGGGATCGCTTCGGAAACGCGGTCGGCTGGTTTTTTCTGTTGGCGGTACCGATCGGGGGTCCGATCCTGGCCGTGACCGGCGCCAAGTATGTGGCGATTCTGTTGAATTGGGGAGACGTCCAGACCTACGCGGTGGCGGCTCTGATCTTTTTCGTCGTGCTGGGGATGAATGTGTTCGGCTTGCAGCTGGCAGGCAAAGTGCAGACGATCGTCGTATCCCTCATCATCGCCATTCTGTTGCTCGCGATCTGCACAGCTATCCCGCATTACGACCCGGTGCACCTCACCCCGTTTTTGCCACACGGCTGGTACAGCGTGATGCAGTCGGCTGCGCTGCTGTTCTGGTGCTTCATCGGCTGGGAGGCGGTCACGCATTTGTCGCAGGAATTCGTCGATCCGCAGAAAAACGCGATCCGGGGAGTTTTGTGGAGCGCCGGGGCGGTAGCGCTGCTCTACTTCGGCGTAGCCTTTCTGACCGTCGGGACGCACAGCTACGGCAATCAGTTGTCGGCAGCGTCTCTGAGCGTCATGGTAGGGCTGTCCCTAGGGCCGGTCGGCGGCTGGATCGTGGCAGTGACAGCCCTCTTCATCTGTATCGCTTCGGCCAACGCCTACGTCAGCGCCGCTTCCCGAATCGCCTACGCTTTGGCCCAGGAAGGGATCGCACCGAAATGGTTCGGGATCCTGCATCCGAAGTACCGGACACCCGTTGGGGGACTCGCCTTTATCGCACTAGCTTTTGCCATCGTGTTTTACGTGCTCGCCAGTGGGATGATCTCGTTCTCCCAGCTGATCCAACTGCCGAATGCCACTTTTTTTGCCACGTACATCGGCGGTTGCTGTGCCGCAGTTCGCTTGCTGAGGGATTCGCGCCTGGGCAAACTGTGCGCCTGGATATCGCTGGTCGTCTCGTTGGGACTGTATCCGTTTCTCGGTTGGTCCGGCCTGTATCCGGTGGCGATTCTGTTGTTCCTGCGCGTCTGGGAATGGAGCAAGCAGAGGAAACGATCGAAAGGCTGA
- the argH gene encoding argininosuccinate lyase: protein MKLWGGRFRKEENKLMEDFNSSLHVDRRMYLEDISGSVAHVNMLTQCSILTREEGEKIREGLLSILQDIESGALALEGEYEDIHSFVESHLIQRIGDTGKKLHTARSRNDQVAVDIRLYARRKASDVLAAVEELQESLKTKAEENPSIMPGYTHLQRAQVVTMKHHLLAYAQMLERDKKRIRNAMEILDESPLGCGALAGTTHLIDREITARELNFAKPVDNFIDGVSDRDYLLELMADFSIIMMHLSRLSEELILWSSQEFKFIEIDDAYATGSSIMPQKKNPDAAELIRGKSGRVYGSLVSLLTTMKGLPLAYNKDMQEDKEAFFNALDTTIACLQIMAKMIASMKVLHKNMESAVKKGFLNATELADYLVKKGVAFRDAHSIVGSIVIYCEDHHKGIEDLSLEELQSFEEKIDQDLYEYIDYHNILNKGTKVALKQ, encoded by the coding sequence ATGAAGCTATGGGGAGGGCGCTTTCGCAAGGAAGAAAACAAACTCATGGAGGATTTCAACAGTTCCCTGCACGTCGACAGGCGCATGTATCTCGAAGATATTTCCGGCAGCGTGGCCCATGTCAACATGCTGACGCAATGTTCCATTCTGACCCGGGAAGAAGGGGAGAAAATACGCGAGGGACTCTTGTCCATTCTGCAAGACATCGAAAGCGGCGCGCTGGCGTTGGAAGGCGAGTACGAAGACATCCACAGCTTCGTGGAGAGCCATCTGATCCAGCGCATCGGAGACACTGGCAAAAAACTACATACGGCCCGGAGCAGAAACGACCAGGTCGCCGTAGACATCCGCCTGTATGCGAGGCGAAAAGCGAGTGACGTGCTGGCAGCGGTAGAGGAACTGCAGGAGAGCCTGAAAACCAAGGCGGAAGAAAATCCTTCGATCATGCCAGGCTATACCCATCTGCAGCGGGCGCAAGTCGTGACGATGAAGCACCATCTGCTGGCGTATGCGCAAATGCTGGAGCGGGATAAGAAACGGATTCGAAACGCGATGGAAATATTGGATGAAAGCCCGCTTGGCTGCGGCGCGCTGGCCGGCACGACCCATCTGATCGACAGGGAGATCACGGCCCGCGAGCTGAACTTCGCCAAACCGGTAGACAACTTCATCGACGGGGTCAGCGATCGGGATTACTTGCTGGAGCTGATGGCCGATTTCTCGATCATCATGATGCACCTGAGCAGGCTGAGCGAGGAACTGATTTTGTGGAGCAGCCAGGAATTCAAATTCATCGAAATCGACGATGCGTACGCCACAGGGAGCAGCATCATGCCGCAAAAGAAAAACCCGGATGCAGCCGAGCTGATCCGCGGCAAATCGGGACGCGTCTACGGCTCGCTGGTTTCTCTGCTCACGACGATGAAAGGCTTGCCTCTGGCGTACAACAAGGACATGCAGGAGGACAAGGAGGCGTTCTTTAACGCACTGGATACGACGATCGCGTGCCTGCAAATCATGGCCAAGATGATCGCCTCGATGAAAGTGTTGCACAAAAACATGGAGTCCGCCGTGAAAAAGGGCTTCCTGAACGCAACCGAGCTTGCCGATTACCTGGTGAAAAAGGGAGTCGCATTCCGGGACGCCCACAGCATCGTCGGATCCATCGTCATCTACTGCGAGGATCATCACAAGGGAATCGAAGACCTTTCGCTGGAAGAGTTGCAGTCGTTTGAAGAGAAGATCGATCAAGATCTTTATGAGTATATTGACTATCACAATATTTTGAACAAAGGTACGAAAGTCGCTCTAAAGCAGTAG
- a CDS encoding aspartate/glutamate racemase family protein has product MRIKVINPDFGMSDETLRSRERMLQAVAKPDTVISMDCLTDTHVAIDSALDVVLAGAEIVKRAKQAEQDGYDAVVLYCLSDPAMVACREVVRIPVIGGGQASMLVAGMLGYRFSLLTTSHKRMPEKEESVRYSGVDPSRLASVRSIELPTDDPRHDIPDTIRLLAEAGRDCIEKDRAHVLVLGCLSFAGMGREVSELTGAPVVDPAFAAINMAELLHAQRLSHSRIAYPSPPLRHRSWSSGEL; this is encoded by the coding sequence ATGCGTATCAAGGTGATTAACCCGGACTTCGGCATGTCCGACGAGACCTTGCGAAGCCGCGAGCGGATGCTGCAGGCGGTTGCGAAGCCGGATACGGTCATCTCCATGGACTGCCTGACCGACACGCACGTGGCCATCGACTCCGCACTGGACGTCGTTCTCGCGGGAGCCGAAATTGTGAAGCGTGCGAAGCAAGCCGAACAAGACGGCTATGATGCAGTGGTTCTCTATTGCCTGAGCGACCCGGCGATGGTGGCGTGCCGGGAAGTCGTCCGAATCCCCGTGATCGGAGGAGGTCAAGCGTCCATGCTCGTAGCGGGCATGCTGGGCTATCGCTTTTCCCTGCTGACCACCTCGCACAAGAGGATGCCCGAAAAAGAAGAATCGGTTCGCTATTCGGGAGTGGACCCCAGCAGGCTCGCTTCCGTACGGAGTATCGAGCTTCCAACCGACGACCCGCGCCACGACATTCCGGATACGATTCGACTGCTTGCGGAAGCGGGACGCGACTGTATCGAAAAAGACCGTGCGCACGTGCTTGTTTTGGGCTGCCTCAGCTTTGCGGGGATGGGCCGGGAAGTTTCCGAACTCACGGGCGCGCCCGTCGTCGATCCGGCTTTTGCCGCCATCAACATGGCCGAGCTGCTTCACGCCCAGCGCTTGTCGCACAGCCGCATCGCCTATCCGTCACCGCCGCTCCGGCATCGGAGCTGGAGCAGCGGAGAGCTCTGA